The sequence below is a genomic window from Halomonas halophila.
GGATCGGTCGGGCCCGGCGATCACCGCGCCCGGAATAGCCCCACATGGTACACCGTCGACGGGAATGATTCCCATCTGAAAGCTGGCATTTTTCACCTCTCCTCCGGAAAGCGGCATGACAGCCATCGCCTGTGCGCGATACGTTGTCCGCTCTCATGACGATCGGAAAGGCAGCGCACATGGACGAGCGACTCGAATGCCTCAAGCGCCTGCGAACGAGCAGCCCCTTCCACAAGCCCGGCCTCATGATGGCTATCATTTGCGAGATTCAGGCAGGGCACATCACATCACCCCGAGTCGATCTCGACGATCGCCTGCTGGCGCGCTACCACGATATCTACGAAACCCTGAAGGGTGAGAGAAGCAACGCGAGTCCCTGGCTGCCGCTGTGGCACCTCAGCAGCGACAAGGGGCCATCGGGGCCGCTATGGACACCCGATTATTCCCCCGAGATCGCACCGCTGGCGAGACAACTGGGGCAACCGAAATCGCTGAACCAGCTGTTCGAACGCTTTTCCTCCGCACGCCTGGACGCCGAACTGTTCGAATCACTACAAGCCCCCGGCACGGCAGAAACGGCCTGCCAGTTGATCGCCCACCACCATCTCGCGCTGGAACCGGATGCCCTTGGCCGACTACAGAAATATCTTCGCGTCGCCCTCGCCAGCGGCGCATACGAGCGACAGCCGGATCGAATGCTCGGCAGCGTCGAGGAAGCAAGCCAGCAGCAATATGCCCGTTCCGCGGCTTTTCGCGCCCTGGTGCTGG
It includes:
- a CDS encoding HNH endonuclease, yielding MDERLECLKRLRTSSPFHKPGLMMAIICEIQAGHITSPRVDLDDRLLARYHDIYETLKGERSNASPWLPLWHLSSDKGPSGPLWTPDYSPEIAPLARQLGQPKSLNQLFERFSSARLDAELFESLQAPGTAETACQLIAHHHLALEPDALGRLQKYLRVALASGAYERQPDRMLGSVEEASQQQYARSAAFRALVLEAYDYRCAATRVRYITPDYRYLVEAAHLIPFSVSQDDRPVNGLALTPNLHWAMDNHLIAPGPDKRWHVSPVIDALVPDNRWLCELDNAPLSMPRDEQRHPSPEALAWRLAQLQR